In Actinomadura citrea, a single window of DNA contains:
- a CDS encoding MFS transporter: MTDTPGSRRWTALAAVALATFMTYLDNNVVNVALPSIQRDLGLTISGLEWVVSGYILVFAGLLLVGGRLADVFGSRRTFFTGLGIFTVASLAAGLAGSQEALIIARAVQGVGAALLTPASLALLPKLFPDRRERATAIGIWGGVGALALAVGPYTGGVLSENADWGWIFLINVPFGIVTAVVALVSIRTADATGGSLRRLDFGGLAASSAALFALTYALIEGESRGWTSAVILGTFGLAALAALAFLLVEARTAHPMIDLSLFRVRVFSGGLVAMGLWSFGTFGIYFFTALYLQNSLGFSPTEAGAAFVPMALCMAVMAGALSARVAARFGAAATVATGLGLMAVAIGFISTVGAGDGYLDLLPWFLLYGIGGGLLIPLTDMVLGALPTSRSGIASGMFNVSREIFGLLGITVLGAVLNSRQSSHVEHGTAAPAAFLDAYQFTLLIAAAATALGVPLSLYALRRVRPTASSAPVTEEALEPVS, from the coding sequence ATGACCGACACACCCGGGTCCCGGCGCTGGACGGCGCTGGCCGCCGTCGCGCTCGCGACCTTCATGACCTATCTGGACAACAACGTCGTCAACGTCGCGCTGCCGTCGATCCAGCGCGACCTGGGGCTCACGATCTCCGGGCTGGAGTGGGTCGTCAGCGGCTACATCCTGGTGTTCGCGGGACTGCTGCTGGTCGGCGGCCGGCTCGCCGACGTCTTCGGTTCCCGCCGCACGTTCTTCACCGGGCTCGGCATCTTCACGGTCGCGTCACTGGCCGCCGGCCTCGCCGGCAGCCAGGAGGCGCTGATCATCGCCCGCGCCGTCCAGGGGGTGGGCGCGGCGCTCCTGACCCCCGCCTCCCTGGCCCTGCTGCCGAAGCTCTTCCCCGACCGCCGGGAGCGCGCCACCGCGATCGGCATCTGGGGCGGCGTCGGCGCGCTCGCGCTGGCGGTCGGCCCGTACACCGGCGGCGTCCTCAGCGAGAACGCGGACTGGGGCTGGATCTTCCTGATCAACGTGCCGTTCGGGATCGTGACGGCGGTGGTCGCGCTGGTGAGCATCCGGACGGCGGACGCTACCGGCGGCTCGCTGCGCCGGCTGGACTTCGGCGGCCTGGCCGCTTCCTCCGCCGCGCTGTTCGCCCTCACCTACGCCCTCATCGAGGGCGAGTCCCGCGGCTGGACCTCGGCGGTGATCCTCGGCACGTTCGGCCTCGCCGCCCTCGCCGCCCTCGCCTTCCTCCTCGTCGAGGCGCGCACCGCCCACCCGATGATCGACCTGTCGCTCTTCCGCGTGCGCGTCTTCAGCGGCGGCCTGGTCGCCATGGGCCTGTGGTCGTTCGGGACCTTCGGCATCTACTTCTTCACCGCCCTCTACCTGCAGAACTCCCTGGGCTTCAGCCCCACCGAGGCGGGTGCGGCGTTCGTCCCTATGGCGCTGTGCATGGCGGTGATGGCCGGCGCCCTGTCCGCGCGCGTCGCGGCGCGGTTCGGGGCCGCCGCCACCGTGGCCACGGGCCTCGGCCTCATGGCCGTCGCGATCGGCTTCATCTCCACGGTCGGCGCGGGCGACGGCTATCTCGACCTGCTCCCCTGGTTCCTGCTGTACGGCATCGGCGGCGGCCTGCTGATCCCGCTCACCGACATGGTCCTCGGCGCGCTGCCGACGAGCCGCTCGGGCATCGCCTCCGGCATGTTCAACGTCTCCCGCGAGATCTTCGGCCTGCTCGGGATCACGGTCCTCGGGGCCGTCCTCAACAGCCGGCAGTCCTCGCACGTGGAGCACGGCACGGCGGCACCGGCCGCCTTCCTCGACGCCTACCAGTTCACCCTGCTCATCGCCGCCGCGGCGACCGCGCTCGGTGTTCCGCTGAGCCTCTATGCCCTGCGCAGGGTACGTCCCACGGCCTCGTCGGCCCCGGTCACCGAGGAGGCCCTGGAGCCGGTCTCCTGA
- a CDS encoding TetR/AcrR family transcriptional regulator: MAPEKLTRAAVLDRALKLADADGLDTVTIRRLAQELGVTPMALYWHFKNKEQLLVGMLDAVFGQVTADIDPAEPWQRRLRIMIEALTAEFRRHPWISEISQTTDKNASENFLRATDVALELLGEAGFPVDRGFQIATHLLGGVVNLIATQPSGTGSGCADTAGLRRDKRLALETAAAGRYPRLEEYARTLEHEPDVEAYFSFGLDLLLSGVERMAESAGDP, from the coding sequence GTGGCCCCTGAGAAACTCACGAGAGCGGCCGTGCTGGACCGGGCGCTCAAGCTCGCCGACGCCGACGGGCTCGACACCGTCACCATCCGGCGGCTCGCCCAGGAGCTCGGCGTCACCCCGATGGCCCTGTACTGGCACTTCAAGAACAAGGAACAGCTGCTCGTCGGCATGCTCGACGCGGTGTTCGGCCAGGTCACCGCTGACATCGATCCGGCCGAGCCGTGGCAGCGCCGGCTGCGGATCATGATCGAGGCGCTGACCGCGGAGTTTCGCCGGCACCCGTGGATCTCCGAGATCTCGCAGACCACGGACAAGAACGCCTCCGAGAACTTCCTGCGCGCGACCGACGTCGCCCTGGAGCTGCTGGGCGAGGCGGGGTTCCCGGTGGATCGAGGTTTCCAGATCGCCACCCACCTGCTCGGCGGGGTCGTCAACCTGATCGCGACCCAGCCGTCCGGCACCGGGAGCGGCTGCGCCGACACGGCCGGCCTCCGGCGGGACAAGCGCCTGGCGCTCGAGACCGCGGCGGCCGGCCGGTACCCCCGCCTGGAGGAGTACGCGCGGACGCTCGAACACGAACCCGACGTGGAGGCCTACTTCTCCTTCGGGCTCGACCTGCTCCTGAGCGGTGTGGAAAGGATGGCCGAATCCGCCGGCGACCCCTGA
- a CDS encoding nitroreductase family deazaflavin-dependent oxidoreductase, which produces MSDDVEFSPADWVRDQTKKILETGTTEGIDILGSPIVLLTLRGAKTGKLRYTPVMRVEHGGSYAVVASKGGAPEHPTWYHNIKAHPEFSLQDGTVTKTYVAREVDGAERAAWWERAVAAYPPYAEYQEKTDRQIPVFVLDPK; this is translated from the coding sequence ATGTCAGACGACGTTGAGTTCAGTCCCGCCGACTGGGTGCGGGACCAGACGAAGAAGATCCTTGAAACGGGGACCACCGAGGGGATCGACATCCTCGGCTCGCCGATCGTGCTCCTGACGTTGCGCGGTGCGAAGACGGGCAAACTGCGCTACACCCCGGTGATGCGGGTGGAGCACGGCGGCAGTTACGCGGTGGTGGCGTCCAAGGGCGGCGCTCCCGAGCATCCCACCTGGTATCACAACATCAAGGCGCACCCCGAGTTCTCGCTGCAGGACGGGACCGTCACGAAGACCTACGTCGCGCGCGAGGTCGACGGCGCCGAGCGGGCCGCATGGTGGGAGCGGGCCGTCGCGGCCTACCCGCCCTACGCCGAGTACCAGGAGAAGACCGACAGGCAGATCCCGGTGTTCGTGCTCGACCCGAAATGA
- a CDS encoding DoxX family protein: MSTAHVIVTVLAAAWVGFSAYSLLTRASWVVEPLTEYGVPRSWWTPLGAAKAAGAVGLLIGLAVPVIGLAAGIALVLYFLGAVVTIVRARSFSHIPYPLLYLVPVAAAVALATAA; the protein is encoded by the coding sequence ATGTCCACAGCCCACGTCATCGTCACGGTCCTGGCCGCCGCCTGGGTCGGCTTCTCGGCCTACTCACTCCTCACCCGCGCCTCGTGGGTCGTGGAGCCGCTGACCGAGTACGGCGTCCCCCGCTCGTGGTGGACCCCGCTCGGTGCGGCCAAGGCCGCGGGCGCGGTCGGCCTGCTGATCGGCCTGGCCGTCCCGGTGATCGGCCTCGCCGCCGGCATCGCCCTCGTGCTCTACTTCCTCGGCGCGGTCGTCACCATCGTCCGGGCCCGCTCCTTCTCCCACATCCCGTACCCGCTGCTCTACCTGGTGCCCGTCGCGGCCGCCGTCGCCCTGGCAACGGCCGCCTGA
- a CDS encoding sigma-70 family RNA polymerase sigma factor — protein sequence MNGNDWLADRFAEHRPHLRSVAYRMLGSLSEADDALQDAWLRASRADTSEVQNLAGWLTTVVARVCLNMLRSREHRREEPLDVQGAEPVPDSASVAGPEQEAVMADSVGVALLVVLDTLTPAERLAFVLHDMFAVPFEQIAAMLDRSTDATRQLASRARRRVRGAPAPGADLDRQRRIVEAFLAATRSGDFEGLVTLLHPDVVLRADKAVIPTPEPVTVSGAEPVARGAMAAVQRARFTGTALIDGAVGLAMAPGGRLRVVLAFTIVDGLITAIDVIAEPDRLDRVDLGVLD from the coding sequence ATGAACGGTAACGACTGGCTGGCCGACCGGTTCGCCGAACACCGGCCGCATCTGCGCTCAGTGGCCTACCGGATGCTCGGCTCGCTGAGCGAGGCCGATGACGCGCTGCAGGACGCCTGGCTGCGCGCCAGCCGGGCCGATACCAGTGAAGTGCAGAACCTCGCGGGGTGGCTCACCACGGTGGTGGCGCGGGTGTGCCTGAACATGCTGCGCTCCCGTGAGCACCGCAGGGAGGAGCCACTGGACGTCCAGGGGGCCGAGCCGGTGCCGGATTCCGCCTCGGTCGCGGGCCCCGAGCAGGAAGCGGTCATGGCCGACTCGGTCGGGGTCGCGCTGCTGGTGGTGCTGGACACTCTGACACCCGCCGAACGGCTCGCGTTCGTCCTGCACGACATGTTCGCGGTGCCGTTCGAGCAGATCGCCGCCATGCTGGACCGCTCGACGGACGCGACGCGGCAGCTGGCCAGCCGCGCGCGCCGCCGGGTCCGGGGCGCCCCGGCGCCCGGCGCGGATCTGGACCGGCAGCGCCGGATCGTCGAGGCGTTCCTGGCGGCCACCCGGAGCGGAGACTTCGAGGGGCTGGTCACCCTGCTCCACCCCGATGTGGTGCTCCGCGCCGACAAGGCCGTCATCCCCACTCCCGAGCCCGTCACGGTCTCCGGAGCCGAACCCGTGGCCAGGGGCGCGATGGCCGCCGTCCAGCGGGCCCGGTTCACCGGCACCGCCCTCATCGACGGGGCGGTGGGCCTGGCGATGGCCCCAGGCGGCCGCCTGCGCGTGGTGCTGGCCTTCACCATCGTGGACGGCCTCATCACCGCGATCGACGTCATCGCCGAACCCGACCGGCTCGACCGGGTCGACCTGGGCGTCCTCGACTGA
- a CDS encoding response regulator transcription factor, translating to MRVLVVEDQVRLADSVARVLRREGMAVDVAYDGTAALDLTGEVDYDVVVLDRDLPGAPGDEVCRRLRREPTRTRVLMLTAAGTLADRVQGLTIGADDYLPKPFAYPELVARIRALGRRSQPAVPPVLVRGDLALDPAQRVVTRAGTRLVLNPKELAVLEYLLAAQGRVVSAEELLERVWDRATDPFTTTVKATMNRLRSKLGEPPVIETVPRTGYRI from the coding sequence ATGAGGGTCCTGGTGGTCGAGGATCAGGTGCGGCTCGCCGATTCGGTGGCGCGGGTTCTGCGACGCGAGGGCATGGCCGTCGACGTGGCGTACGACGGGACGGCGGCGCTCGATCTGACCGGCGAGGTCGACTATGACGTCGTGGTCCTCGACCGGGATCTGCCGGGTGCGCCCGGCGACGAGGTGTGCCGTCGGCTGAGGCGGGAACCGACGCGCACGCGGGTGCTCATGTTGACCGCGGCCGGGACCCTCGCCGACCGGGTGCAGGGTCTCACCATCGGCGCGGACGACTACCTGCCGAAGCCGTTCGCCTATCCGGAGCTGGTGGCGCGCATCCGGGCGCTCGGCCGGCGTTCCCAACCCGCCGTGCCGCCGGTGCTGGTGCGCGGTGACCTGGCATTGGACCCGGCCCAGCGGGTCGTCACGCGGGCTGGGACGCGGCTGGTGCTCAACCCCAAGGAGCTGGCCGTCCTGGAATACCTGCTCGCCGCGCAGGGCCGGGTGGTCTCCGCCGAGGAGCTCCTGGAACGGGTCTGGGACCGGGCCACCGATCCGTTCACGACGACGGTGAAGGCCACCATGAACCGGCTCCGGTCGAAGCTCGGTGAGCCGCCCGTGATCGAGACCGTTCCCCGGACCGGGTACCGGATCTGA
- a CDS encoding sensor histidine kinase yields the protein MGLLSQISGMRVRLRLTLVYGVLFLLSGAVLLAITYLLVAHSRTNVAMSTHSTSRFGGQQSVSVFLGKTLPADVRMPEAERRITEAVQEQAVQQQEAIMHQLLVQSCVALALMSIIAAALGWLVAGRVLRPLQTMTDSIQSISARNLHERLAVAGPRDELKNLADTVDGLLGRLDAALDSHKRFVANAAHELRTPLTLEHALLEEAVIDPDTTVESFRAQFEELMVVNEQQARLLESLLVLATSERGLDRPENVDLSGLTGDVLRAAEPEARRRDLVVAAEVRPVRVTGDPILVERLVANLVDNAMSYNVPGGRVDVATGTEGARSFLSVTNTGPPVPAEMVDRLLSPFQRLDRTADDGHHGLGLSIVQSIAAVHSADLTVRARPDGGLAIRVLFPAEEMPSKSGQTISVPVV from the coding sequence GTGGGCCTGCTGTCCCAGATCTCCGGCATGCGAGTCCGGCTGCGGCTCACCCTTGTGTACGGCGTGCTCTTCCTGCTCTCCGGCGCCGTCCTGCTGGCCATCACCTATCTCCTGGTGGCGCACAGCAGGACGAACGTCGCGATGTCGACGCACAGCACGTCGCGGTTCGGTGGGCAGCAGAGCGTCAGCGTCTTCCTGGGGAAGACCTTGCCCGCGGACGTCCGGATGCCCGAGGCGGAGCGTCGCATCACGGAGGCGGTCCAGGAGCAGGCCGTCCAGCAGCAGGAGGCGATCATGCACCAGCTGCTCGTGCAGTCCTGCGTGGCGCTCGCCCTCATGTCGATCATTGCGGCCGCGCTCGGCTGGCTGGTGGCCGGGCGGGTGCTGCGGCCGCTGCAGACCATGACCGACAGCATCCAATCCATCTCGGCGCGAAACCTGCACGAGCGGCTGGCCGTCGCCGGACCGCGCGATGAGCTCAAGAATCTCGCGGACACCGTCGACGGTCTGCTCGGCCGGTTGGACGCCGCGCTCGACTCGCACAAGAGATTCGTCGCCAACGCCGCGCACGAGTTGCGCACTCCGCTGACGCTGGAGCATGCCCTGCTGGAAGAGGCCGTCATCGACCCGGACACGACGGTGGAGTCGTTCCGGGCGCAGTTCGAGGAACTGATGGTCGTCAACGAGCAGCAGGCCCGGCTCCTGGAGTCGCTGCTCGTGCTCGCGACCAGCGAGCGCGGTTTGGACCGTCCGGAGAACGTCGACCTGTCCGGGCTGACCGGCGACGTGCTGCGGGCCGCCGAGCCGGAGGCGCGACGACGGGACCTGGTCGTCGCGGCGGAGGTCCGGCCCGTGCGGGTCACCGGCGATCCCATCCTCGTCGAGCGTCTGGTGGCCAATCTGGTCGACAACGCGATGAGTTACAACGTCCCCGGCGGGCGGGTGGACGTGGCGACGGGCACGGAGGGCGCGCGCTCCTTCCTGTCGGTGACCAACACCGGGCCGCCCGTCCCGGCGGAGATGGTGGACCGGCTGCTCAGCCCGTTCCAGCGGCTCGACCGAACGGCCGACGACGGTCACCACGGCCTCGGGTTGTCCATCGTCCAGTCGATCGCCGCGGTCCACTCGGCGGACCTTACCGTGCGTGCCCGGCCGG